One stretch of Candidatus Eisenbacteria bacterium DNA includes these proteins:
- a CDS encoding S8 family serine peptidase — RHLMMQGTSMAAPHVTGAVALLLELDPTLDAAEIKQILQQTARQDAFTGAVPNNKWGYGKLDIMAACDKVAPPGPVTGFTATPGTGAATLSWTNPLSGDFARTVIRFSTTSYPVGPTNGSPVPNGAGGSFSGSPGSAGSFTHNGLQDDLTYYYSAFAYDSDAKHSIAANTFVVIPDVTPPAPVTQFTAHAGDSTITLTWLNPATADFQGVYIAYSTSTYPNTILDGIPLPNGNNGFIPGVPGERDTVYGSGLPNGVTHYFSAFAYDEVPNYSTKATTFGTPQDVTAPSPVLSFTAVSGNGQATLSWANPSDPDFTGTVVRFSTSSYPSTPTAGTAVPNGSNGDFAGAPGSNGSFTHTGLANGTTYYYSAFAHDEVPNYSAAANAQAVPGDATPPDPVTAFTARKGDREVLLSWTNPSTADFSATTIRFSTSAYPSGPTDGTAAPNGSSGVFSGSPGSAGSFTHSGLTNGTTYYYSAFAADVSNNYASAVQASAIPADTLAPSVVTNFQAQAGDGQVALSWRNPSDSDFAGTLVRFSTTSTPAGPTSGQAVPNGNEGRFTGSPGSNGTYTHAGLTNGTVYYYAAFAYDEVPNYASGASGTATPQDVTPPGAPTSFTATAGEGEVKLRWNHPADADVAGTLIRFSTVGTPASPTSGSPVPNGSDGKFTGSPAAADSFAHTGLTNGTTYYYAAFAYDEVPNYSTAATASALPQDTVAPTLTIGVLQNPYFTANLDLYLVASEPLNSGSVSMTVGGAPVGLQLNDSEENVWKGDYAILGSGVIALAASAEDLAGNQASVSGSFTAKMLLARVGGTVTSPDGVMELRIGPGVLGADACFLMIPSGLTAGAGKATIRSLRPGSYEVYPKIELRGREAEVVFRYRVAGLASEQADRLYVRDDQTGRALPSFVDLTVGTVSAGITEISTYSLQIGQPGSSVPADPSYALLEQNRPNPFNPVTTIGFEIRASQLVRLDIFGITGDKTCTLVDSYLPAGTHSVSWDGTDESGEAVPSGVYFYRLRTQRTMDTKKMLLIR; from the coding sequence GCGGCACCTCATGATGCAAGGCACCAGCATGGCCGCCCCACACGTCACGGGCGCCGTCGCTCTCCTCCTCGAGCTCGACCCCACCCTCGACGCTGCGGAGATCAAGCAGATCCTCCAGCAGACGGCCAGGCAGGACGCGTTTACGGGAGCGGTGCCGAACAACAAGTGGGGATACGGAAAGCTGGATATCATGGCCGCCTGCGACAAGGTGGCGCCTCCGGGGCCGGTCACAGGGTTCACGGCAACCCCCGGAACGGGGGCCGCCACTCTTTCGTGGACGAATCCCCTGAGCGGTGACTTCGCCCGTACGGTCATTCGGTTCTCGACCACGTCCTACCCTGTCGGCCCGACCAACGGGAGCCCGGTTCCGAACGGTGCCGGCGGATCCTTCAGCGGGTCGCCGGGCTCGGCGGGCTCATTCACCCACAATGGTCTCCAGGATGACCTCACCTACTACTACTCGGCCTTCGCCTACGACTCGGATGCAAAGCACTCGATCGCGGCAAACACGTTCGTGGTTATCCCCGATGTGACCCCTCCGGCGCCGGTGACGCAATTCACGGCTCACGCGGGAGACTCGACGATCACGTTGACCTGGCTGAATCCGGCCACGGCCGACTTCCAGGGTGTGTACATCGCCTACTCGACGAGCACGTATCCAAACACGATCCTTGATGGGATCCCTCTTCCGAACGGGAACAACGGTTTCATTCCCGGAGTTCCGGGGGAGCGCGACACGGTCTACGGGTCAGGCCTTCCGAACGGGGTGACGCACTACTTCTCCGCCTTCGCTTATGACGAGGTCCCGAACTACTCCACGAAGGCGACAACGTTCGGAACCCCTCAGGATGTCACGGCTCCGAGCCCCGTTCTCTCGTTCACGGCGGTGTCGGGAAACGGCCAGGCCACCCTTTCCTGGGCGAACCCGTCCGATCCGGACTTCACCGGAACCGTGGTCCGGTTTTCGACCAGTTCCTATCCCTCGACCCCGACCGCGGGGACGGCCGTTCCGAACGGCAGCAACGGGGACTTCGCCGGGGCCCCCGGATCCAACGGGTCCTTCACCCACACCGGGCTCGCGAACGGGACCACTTACTACTACTCGGCCTTCGCGCATGACGAGGTCCCCAACTACTCCGCCGCGGCGAACGCTCAGGCTGTCCCGGGTGACGCGACCCCTCCGGACCCTGTGACCGCGTTCACGGCACGGAAGGGGGACAGGGAAGTACTGCTTTCCTGGACCAACCCCTCCACGGCGGATTTCAGCGCGACGACGATCCGGTTCTCGACGAGCGCCTATCCGTCCGGGCCGACCGATGGCACCGCCGCCCCGAACGGCAGCTCGGGAGTCTTCTCCGGCAGTCCCGGCTCGGCCGGGTCCTTCACCCATTCGGGGCTGACGAACGGAACAACGTACTACTACTCGGCGTTCGCCGCGGATGTATCGAACAACTACGCCTCCGCCGTCCAGGCGAGCGCGATCCCTGCGGACACGCTCGCGCCTTCTGTGGTCACGAACTTCCAGGCCCAAGCAGGCGACGGGCAGGTAGCGTTGAGCTGGAGGAACCCGAGCGACTCCGATTTCGCGGGGACCCTCGTTCGGTTCTCGACGACCTCGACTCCTGCAGGTCCGACGAGCGGACAGGCGGTCCCGAACGGGAACGAGGGAAGGTTCACTGGGTCGCCGGGCTCAAACGGCACCTACACGCATGCTGGGCTCACCAACGGAACGGTTTACTACTACGCGGCCTTCGCCTACGACGAGGTCCCTAACTACGCATCGGGCGCCTCGGGGACTGCGACACCGCAGGACGTGACCCCTCCAGGCGCCCCGACCTCCTTCACGGCTACAGCGGGAGAGGGAGAGGTCAAGCTCCGCTGGAATCACCCGGCCGACGCGGATGTCGCCGGAACCCTTATCCGCTTCTCGACAGTCGGCACCCCCGCGAGCCCAACCTCCGGGTCCCCCGTGCCCAACGGAAGCGACGGGAAATTCACGGGCTCCCCGGCCGCCGCCGATTCGTTCGCCCACACGGGGCTCACGAACGGAACTACTTACTACTACGCCGCCTTTGCCTACGACGAAGTCCCGAACTACTCGACGGCCGCCACGGCCTCGGCTTTGCCCCAAGACACCGTCGCGCCCACCCTCACCATTGGTGTTCTCCAGAACCCCTACTTCACGGCGAACCTGGATCTCTACCTGGTCGCTTCCGAGCCCCTGAACTCGGGGAGCGTGTCGATGACGGTGGGAGGCGCGCCGGTGGGCCTTCAGCTGAACGACTCGGAGGAGAACGTCTGGAAGGGGGACTACGCCATCTTGGGGAGTGGGGTGATCGCGCTGGCGGCAAGCGCCGAGGACCTGGCCGGCAATCAGGCGAGCGTGTCCGGCAGCTTCACGGCGAAGATGCTCCTCGCGCGGGTGGGGGGCACGGTCACCAGCCCGGACGGGGTGATGGAGCTTAGGATCGGGCCGGGTGTTCTGGGGGCGGACGCCTGTTTCCTCATGATCCCGAGCGGGCTGACGGCCGGGGCTGGGAAGGCGACGATCCGTTCGCTGAGACCGGGATCGTACGAAGTCTATCCGAAGATCGAACTCCGGGGACGCGAAGCGGAGGTCGTGTTCCGCTACCGTGTGGCGGGTCTTGCCAGCGAACAGGCGGATCGTCTGTATGTCCGGGATGATCAGACCGGACGCGCCCTCCCGTCCTTCGTCGACCTCACCGTGGGGACGGTGTCCGCCGGCATCACCGAGATCAGCACGTACTCGCTGCAGATCGGCCAGCCCGGTTCGAGCGTGCCGGCAGACCCCTCCTACGCGCTTCTCGAGCAGAACCGGCCGAATCCGTTCAACCCGGTGACCACGATCGGCTTCGAGATCCGCGCGTCCCAACTCGTTCGTCTGGATATCTTCGGGATCACGGGCGACAAGACCTGCACGCTCGTCGATTCCTACCTGCCAGCGGGCACTCACTCGGTGAGTTGGGACGGCACCGATGAGAGTGGGGAGGCGGTCCCGAGCGGTGTGTACTTCTATCGCTTGCGAACTCAACGAACCATGGACACCAAGAAGATGCTTCTGATCCGCTAG
- a CDS encoding tetratricopeptide repeat protein has product MRGTGLRTRAAWFGGATTVLGVLLTLGCGGGGGGGGGTGPTNEDLAAEYTADGWDAFEQGNYAAARGHFEDALEKVGTYGQAYLGLGWCQAAAGEYLSAKTSFDQAISNGVTGADPYAGKAAALRDANPPDYSGTISAASAALSAAPTYQFSHDTSFDWRDLRLIMAQCYFALGEYESANEQVGLLGGDEQDEQSPTFVENLLAELENLGSAIRS; this is encoded by the coding sequence ATGAGGGGAACCGGACTCAGGACGAGGGCCGCATGGTTCGGGGGCGCGACGACCGTGTTGGGCGTGCTCCTCACGCTTGGATGCGGCGGAGGGGGAGGAGGCGGTGGTGGAACCGGGCCGACGAACGAGGACTTGGCCGCAGAATACACAGCGGATGGATGGGATGCTTTTGAGCAGGGGAACTACGCGGCCGCTCGTGGGCACTTCGAGGACGCGCTCGAGAAGGTGGGTACTTACGGACAGGCTTATCTCGGGCTTGGGTGGTGCCAGGCGGCCGCTGGGGAGTACCTCTCGGCGAAGACGAGCTTCGATCAAGCCATCTCCAACGGTGTGACTGGAGCCGACCCCTATGCGGGGAAGGCGGCCGCTCTTCGCGACGCGAACCCTCCCGACTACTCGGGCACGATCTCGGCCGCGTCTGCGGCTCTCAGCGCCGCTCCGACCTACCAGTTCAGCCACGACACGTCCTTCGACTGGCGGGATCTTCGGCTGATCATGGCTCAGTGCTACTTCGCACTCGGCGAATACGAATCGGCGAACGAGCAGGTCGGGCTCCTCGGCGGGGACGAACAGGACGAGCAGTCCCCGACGTTCGTGGAAAACCTACTGGCGGAGCTGGAGAATCTGGGGTCCGCGATCCGCTCGTAG
- a CDS encoding glycosyltransferase family 2 protein, which yields MRLLVLIPAFNVERSLAGVLREVRRAAPEADVLVVDDGSTDRTAAVASEEGTRLLSHGTNRGKGAALRSGFDVAIREGYDAVATLDGDGQHPPEWIPGFIRKVEETGADLVVGSRRGDHERMPPLRRLSNRLTTWLASRAAGARLPDSQSGYRLIRTGVLRAVPLRTAHYETETELLVGAARKGFRIDSIPIPAVYADETSHISVWRDTIRFLKLLASMRRRDDWKS from the coding sequence ATGCGCCTTCTCGTTCTCATCCCCGCCTTCAACGTGGAACGATCGCTCGCCGGCGTGCTTCGCGAGGTTCGGCGAGCGGCGCCGGAGGCGGATGTTCTCGTCGTGGACGACGGATCGACCGACCGGACCGCCGCCGTCGCGAGCGAAGAGGGGACGCGCCTCCTCTCCCACGGGACGAACCGGGGGAAGGGAGCCGCGCTTCGAAGCGGGTTCGACGTCGCGATCCGCGAGGGGTACGATGCGGTCGCAACGCTCGACGGGGACGGGCAGCATCCTCCGGAGTGGATCCCGGGGTTCATCCGGAAGGTGGAGGAGACCGGAGCGGATCTCGTCGTCGGATCCCGCCGCGGCGATCACGAGCGGATGCCGCCCCTCCGGCGCCTCTCGAACCGCCTCACGACGTGGCTCGCCTCCCGCGCGGCGGGCGCGCGTCTTCCGGACAGCCAGTCCGGGTATCGCCTGATCCGGACCGGCGTGCTCCGAGCGGTCCCTCTCCGGACCGCGCACTACGAGACCGAAACCGAGCTTCTCGTCGGCGCGGCCCGGAAGGGCTTCCGCATCGACTCAATCCCGATCCCCGCGGTCTACGCCGACGAGACGAGCCACATCTCCGTCTGGCGGGACACGATACGCTTCCTCAAGCTGCTCGCCTCGATGCGAAGGAGAGACGATTGGAAATCCTGA
- the surE gene encoding 5'/3'-nucleotidase SurE: MEILITNDDGLDSEGLQVLARAAAALGNVTVVAPEKEQSASSHAITLGAPLRARRRPDGRIGVSGTPTDCVFLAMNGLVSNRPDLVLSGINHGANMGDDITYSGTVAAAIEATLIGVPAIAFSVAARSGHLFEAPERLIGGIVEKMIADPPPRRTFWNVNFPNLPFEEIRGIRVTVLGTHRYQNALVREPASAGEEIYRVGGGELMWEENPEADFTTVLRNRSVSVTPVHLDLNHYEMIHEMRRWRWDGPER, encoded by the coding sequence TTGGAAATCCTGATCACGAACGACGACGGCCTCGATTCCGAAGGGCTCCAGGTCCTCGCGCGCGCGGCCGCGGCGCTTGGGAACGTCACCGTGGTCGCCCCCGAGAAGGAACAGAGCGCCTCGAGCCACGCGATCACGCTCGGCGCCCCGCTTCGCGCGCGAAGACGCCCCGACGGCCGGATCGGCGTGAGCGGCACGCCGACCGACTGCGTCTTTTTAGCGATGAACGGTCTCGTTTCGAATCGTCCTGATCTCGTTCTTTCAGGCATCAATCACGGCGCGAACATGGGGGACGACATCACTTACTCGGGGACCGTGGCCGCCGCCATCGAGGCAACCCTGATCGGCGTCCCCGCGATCGCCTTCTCGGTCGCCGCGCGGAGCGGGCATCTCTTCGAGGCGCCCGAGCGCCTCATCGGAGGGATCGTCGAGAAGATGATCGCCGATCCTCCTCCCCGAAGGACGTTTTGGAACGTGAACTTCCCGAACCTGCCGTTCGAAGAGATCCGCGGGATCCGCGTCACGGTGCTCGGGACCCATCGCTACCAGAACGCGCTCGTCCGCGAGCCCGCGTCGGCGGGCGAGGAGATCTACCGCGTCGGGGGCGGGGAGCTGATGTGGGAAGAGAACCCGGAGGCGGACTTCACGACCGTTCTCCGCAACCGCTCGGTCTCCGTGACCCCAGTTCATTTGGACCTCAATCATTACGAGATGATCCACGAGATGCGCCGCTGGCGGTGGGACGGACCGGAACGATGA
- a CDS encoding protein-L-isoaspartate(D-aspartate) O-methyltransferase: MRPYRGAEEYRTARERMVRTEAIEKGIRDPRVLRALLEVPRHLFAEEALASRAYGAHALPIGRGQTLSQPYMVARMTEALELRGGEKVLEVGTGSGYQAAVLARAGCRVFSVERIPELAQRARKILDAIGAANVVVRIGDGSEGWPEFAPFDRILLTAGGRAIPTSLKDQLGEGGIVVAPVGERRQELLRVRKERGGERVETLGPCRFVPLVTGEGRRRKTDRAEPAGETDSPRRPQDLPAPRGAADFRARKKGKLGGFHPPTNPL; the protein is encoded by the coding sequence ATGAGGCCCTATCGGGGCGCGGAGGAATACCGGACCGCGCGCGAGCGGATGGTGCGAACCGAGGCGATCGAGAAGGGGATCCGGGATCCGCGGGTGCTCCGGGCGCTTCTCGAGGTCCCGCGCCATCTCTTCGCCGAAGAGGCGCTCGCCTCGCGCGCCTACGGGGCCCATGCGCTCCCGATCGGCCGCGGGCAGACCCTCAGCCAGCCCTATATGGTCGCGCGGATGACCGAGGCGCTCGAGCTCCGGGGAGGAGAGAAGGTCCTCGAGGTGGGGACGGGGAGCGGCTACCAGGCGGCGGTTCTCGCCCGAGCCGGCTGCCGCGTCTTCTCGGTCGAGCGGATTCCCGAGCTCGCGCAGCGCGCGCGAAAGATCCTCGACGCGATCGGGGCGGCGAACGTCGTCGTGCGGATCGGCGACGGGTCGGAAGGGTGGCCCGAGTTCGCTCCGTTCGATCGCATCCTTCTGACGGCGGGGGGGCGCGCGATTCCTACATCCCTCAAGGATCAACTGGGGGAGGGGGGCATCGTCGTGGCCCCGGTGGGAGAGCGCCGTCAGGAGCTCCTGCGCGTTCGGAAGGAGAGAGGAGGGGAGCGGGTCGAGACGCTCGGCCCCTGCCGGTTCGTTCCCCTCGTGACCGGAGAGGGCCGGCGGCGAAAGACGGATCGAGCGGAGCCGGCGGGGGAGACGGATTCTCCCCGGCGCCCGCAGGACCTCCCGGCGCCGAGAGGGGCGGCGGACTTCCGAGCGCGAAAAAAAGGGAAACTGGGGGGTTTTCACCCTCCCACGAACCCGCTATAA
- a CDS encoding TIGR00725 family protein, with protein MQVGVIGAGRCDAATAEKAERVGRLLARRGAVLVCGGMGGVMEAASRGARAEGGIAVGILPGRNPAEGNAHLTVRIATGFGDGRNILIPQSCDGVIAIAGSYGTLSEIAFARKLGIPLVGISTWELDGSFPVTDDPEEAVELLLGRIGG; from the coding sequence ATGCAGGTCGGCGTGATCGGGGCGGGACGCTGCGATGCGGCGACCGCCGAGAAGGCGGAGAGGGTCGGGCGTCTCCTCGCGCGGAGAGGCGCCGTCCTCGTGTGCGGAGGGATGGGCGGGGTGATGGAAGCGGCGTCGAGAGGAGCGCGGGCGGAAGGGGGGATCGCGGTCGGCATCCTTCCCGGGCGGAATCCGGCCGAGGGGAACGCCCACCTCACGGTCCGCATCGCCACCGGGTTCGGGGACGGCCGGAACATCCTCATCCCGCAGTCGTGCGACGGGGTGATCGCGATCGCGGGCTCTTACGGCACCCTCTCCGAGATCGCTTTCGCGAGGAAGCTCGGGATCCCCCTGGTCGGGATCTCCACATGGGAACTAGACGGTTCCTTCCCCGTGACGGATGATCCGGAGGAGGCGGTCGAGCTCCTGCTCGGGAGGATCGGCGGATGA
- a CDS encoding acylphosphatase: MNEREVRKRVIVSGRVQGVGFRYHARRAAENHDVSGFVRNLDDGSVEVEAQGLPAEVDAFLAEVRRGPHGSRVIDFRAEPAPLEPEARGFRIRY, from the coding sequence ATGAACGAACGAGAAGTCCGCAAGCGCGTGATCGTCTCCGGGCGCGTCCAAGGGGTCGGTTTCCGCTACCACGCGAGGCGCGCGGCGGAGAACCACGACGTGTCCGGCTTCGTCCGCAACCTCGACGACGGATCGGTCGAGGTCGAGGCGCAGGGTCTCCCCGCGGAGGTGGATGCCTTCCTCGCGGAGGTGCGGAGAGGCCCGCATGGCTCGCGCGTGATCGACTTCCGAGCGGAGCCGGCGCCGCTCGAGCCTGAGGCTCGCGGGTTCCGAATCCGCTACTGA
- a CDS encoding sigma-70 family RNA polymerase sigma factor produces MEGLAKESRNLLRRGAERGFLRSEEVDDLASSGRLEEGELESFLDAVDTLSIPIEDQEKEEERELRPKAAAEPLRIYLDEIGKIARLTPSEEVVLSARVRQGDDEARKRMILANLRLVVTIARHYWSRGHSFLDLIEEGNMGLIRAVEKFDGSKGYRFSTYGSWWIRQAISRAIVNHGRIIRIPIYVIQLVGRYEQARRRLLHAKKREPGVRAVARELGISEKKARMIAHLIENVRALDSVASVETMQRIVHQVPDRREPSPYDLVDLHLEHERLGRLLQRLSSREQAILRIRFGLDTGLPKSLSETGDEFGLSRERIRQIERRALGKLRRLLEVGGGRPPQ; encoded by the coding sequence TTGGAAGGCCTCGCGAAGGAGAGCCGGAATCTCCTCCGCCGCGGGGCGGAGCGCGGCTTCCTCCGCTCCGAGGAGGTGGACGACCTGGCCTCCTCGGGGCGTCTGGAGGAAGGAGAGCTCGAGTCGTTCCTCGATGCGGTCGACACGCTCTCCATCCCGATCGAGGATCAGGAGAAGGAGGAAGAGCGCGAGCTCCGCCCCAAGGCGGCCGCCGAACCGCTCCGCATCTATCTCGACGAGATCGGGAAGATCGCTCGGCTCACGCCGAGCGAAGAGGTGGTGCTCTCCGCGCGCGTACGCCAAGGAGACGATGAGGCGAGGAAGCGGATGATCCTCGCCAACCTCCGGCTCGTGGTGACGATCGCCCGCCACTACTGGAGCCGCGGCCACTCGTTTCTCGACCTCATCGAGGAAGGAAACATGGGGCTCATCCGCGCGGTGGAGAAATTTGACGGATCGAAAGGTTATCGATTCAGCACCTATGGGTCGTGGTGGATCCGACAGGCGATCTCGCGCGCGATCGTGAACCACGGGCGGATCATCCGGATCCCGATCTACGTCATCCAGCTCGTCGGGCGATACGAGCAGGCGCGGCGCCGGCTCCTTCACGCGAAGAAGAGGGAGCCCGGAGTCCGGGCGGTCGCGCGGGAGCTCGGCATCTCCGAGAAGAAGGCGCGGATGATCGCTCACCTCATCGAGAACGTCCGCGCGCTCGATTCGGTGGCGAGCGTGGAGACGATGCAGCGGATCGTGCACCAGGTTCCGGACCGGAGAGAGCCGTCGCCGTACGATCTCGTCGATCTCCATCTCGAGCACGAGCGCCTCGGCCGGCTGCTCCAGCGCCTCTCCTCGCGCGAGCAGGCGATCCTCCGGATCCGCTTCGGGCTCGACACCGGCCTCCCGAAGTCGCTCTCGGAGACCGGGGACGAGTTCGGCCTCTCGCGGGAGAGGATTCGCCAGATCGAGAGGCGCGCCCTCGGGAAGCTCCGCCGACTTCTCGAGGTGGGAGGCGGGCGACCGCCCCAGTGA
- a CDS encoding adenine phosphoribosyltransferase: protein MDLKSRIRNVPDFPKQGIVFRDITTLLEDAEAFRAAVDALEKLLAGRPVEKVVCVESRGFLFGAPLALRLGCGLVPLRKPGKLPAETIRETYSLEYGTDAIEMHRGAVKKGERVVIVDDLLATGGTAAAAARLVESAGGRVACMLFLVELAFLGGREKLKDREVLAAVRYDSE, encoded by the coding sequence ATGGACCTCAAGAGCCGCATCCGAAACGTCCCGGACTTCCCCAAGCAGGGGATCGTCTTTCGGGACATTACCACGCTCCTCGAGGACGCCGAAGCGTTTCGGGCGGCGGTCGACGCGCTGGAGAAGCTCCTCGCGGGGCGGCCGGTCGAGAAGGTGGTCTGCGTCGAATCGAGGGGGTTCCTCTTCGGCGCGCCGCTCGCGCTTCGCCTCGGGTGCGGCCTTGTTCCGCTCCGGAAACCGGGCAAGCTCCCCGCGGAGACGATTCGCGAGACCTACTCACTCGAGTACGGAACGGACGCGATCGAGATGCACCGCGGCGCCGTGAAGAAGGGAGAGCGGGTCGTGATCGTGGACGACCTCCTCGCCACCGGCGGCACCGCGGCGGCGGCGGCTCGGCTTGTCGAGTCGGCCGGAGGCCGCGTCGCCTGCATGCTCTTTCTCGTCGAGCTCGCTTTCCTCGGAGGGAGAGAGAAGCTGAAAGACCGGGAGGTCCTCGCGGCGGTCCGTTATGATTCGGAATGA